The following are encoded in a window of Arthrobacter sp. OAP107 genomic DNA:
- a CDS encoding ABC transporter permease: MTITQTITKPAVTDERVGRRNPLQKLLGRPEVGALVGAIVLFVFFASVSQTFTQPNAFATVLYGSSTIGIMAVGVSLLMIGGEFDLSTGVAVISSALTASLFSWYFSTNVWVGVGLALIVSLGIGFINGWILIKTKLPSFIVTLATFLMLTGLNLGLTRLIGGSVSSPSISTMDGFSSAQAIFASSVTLAGVEVKITVFIWIALVAVASWVLLRTRVGNWIFAAGGDANAARAVGVPVTKTKIGLFMAVGFCGWVLGMHNLFAFDAVQSGEGVGNEFLYIIAAVIGGCLLTGGYGSAVGGAIGAFIFGMANKGIVYAQWNPDWFKFFLGLMLLLATIVNLIVKRRAELK, translated from the coding sequence ATGACCATCACCCAGACCATTACCAAACCGGCGGTGACCGACGAGCGTGTCGGCAGGCGCAATCCTTTGCAGAAGTTGTTGGGCCGTCCCGAGGTGGGCGCCCTTGTCGGTGCGATTGTTTTGTTTGTGTTTTTCGCGTCGGTGTCCCAGACCTTTACCCAGCCGAACGCGTTCGCGACCGTGCTGTATGGCTCTTCGACGATCGGCATCATGGCGGTGGGGGTGTCGCTGCTGATGATCGGTGGTGAGTTTGACCTCTCCACCGGTGTGGCGGTGATCAGTTCGGCGCTGACCGCGTCCCTGTTCAGCTGGTACTTCAGCACGAATGTGTGGGTCGGGGTGGGCCTGGCCCTGATCGTTTCGCTCGGTATCGGGTTCATCAACGGGTGGATCCTGATCAAGACCAAGCTGCCGAGCTTCATTGTCACGCTGGCGACGTTCCTGATGCTGACGGGCCTCAACCTGGGCCTGACCCGGCTGATCGGCGGGTCGGTATCCTCGCCGTCGATCTCCACCATGGACGGGTTCTCCTCCGCCCAGGCCATCTTCGCCTCCTCGGTCACGCTGGCCGGGGTCGAGGTCAAAATCACCGTGTTCATCTGGATCGCCCTGGTGGCGGTGGCGTCCTGGGTGCTGCTGCGGACCCGGGTGGGGAACTGGATTTTCGCTGCCGGCGGCGACGCCAACGCCGCCCGGGCGGTGGGTGTTCCCGTGACGAAGACCAAGATCGGGTTGTTCATGGCGGTCGGATTCTGCGGCTGGGTGCTGGGGATGCACAACCTGTTCGCGTTCGACGCCGTGCAGTCCGGTGAGGGGGTGGGCAACGAGTTCCTGTACATCATCGCCGCCGTCATCGGCGGATGTCTGCTGACCGGCGGGTACGGATCCGCGGTGGGCGGCGCGATCGGCGCCTTCATCTTCGGCATGGCCAACAAGGGCATCGTCTACGCGCAGTGGAACCCGGACTGGTTCAAGTTCTTCCTGGGCCTGATGCTGCTGCTGGCCACCATCGTGAACCTGATCGTCAAACGCCGCGCGGAACTGAAGTAG
- a CDS encoding TIM barrel protein: MSVRLAACAEMIYGELPLIERVRRIHEQGFEVELWDTRDRDISALAATGARFSSMSGYFGGSLIDPDSADRVVESAEKLIPTALELGVERMVVHPAELGDGGVAVRPIHRSTGQMWLTGLRTLERLGRLGEQHGVVFALENLNTVLDHPGIPLARAKDTMALVSAAGHPHIRMMLDLYHAQIGEGNLIELVRGALPWIGEIQVADVPGRFEPGTGEVNYSAVAKALVDAGYAGVIGLEAGASGGAGLAAGDEALSAFRHAFAPAARGEN, encoded by the coding sequence ATGAGCGTCCGGCTGGCAGCATGCGCGGAGATGATCTACGGCGAGTTGCCCCTCATTGAGCGGGTGCGGCGGATTCATGAGCAGGGGTTCGAGGTGGAACTCTGGGACACGCGGGACCGGGACATTTCAGCCCTGGCCGCAACGGGTGCCCGCTTTTCCTCCATGAGCGGCTACTTCGGCGGCAGCCTCATCGACCCGGACAGCGCGGACCGCGTTGTCGAATCGGCGGAGAAGCTCATCCCGACGGCGCTCGAACTGGGCGTCGAGCGGATGGTTGTTCATCCGGCGGAACTTGGCGATGGTGGGGTCGCGGTGCGGCCAATCCACCGCTCCACCGGACAAATGTGGCTGACCGGCCTCCGCACCCTTGAGCGGCTGGGCCGGCTCGGTGAACAGCACGGCGTGGTCTTTGCGCTGGAAAACCTCAATACGGTCCTGGACCACCCGGGCATACCGCTGGCCCGGGCCAAGGACACCATGGCTCTGGTGTCCGCAGCCGGTCACCCGCACATAAGGATGATGCTGGATCTCTACCATGCCCAGATTGGCGAAGGAAACCTGATTGAACTTGTCCGCGGTGCTCTGCCGTGGATCGGGGAAATCCAGGTGGCTGACGTGCCGGGCCGGTTCGAGCCCGGCACGGGGGAGGTCAACTACAGCGCCGTCGCCAAGGCACTCGTCGACGCCGGATATGCCGGCGTCATAGGGCTTGAGGCGGGGGCTTCGGGCGGAGCCGGACTTGCTGCGGGGGACGAAGCCCTCTCCGCGTTCCGGCACGCCTTCGCGCCGGCAGCCCGCGGAGAAAACTAA
- a CDS encoding substrate-binding domain-containing protein, with product MKKFSWRRVALVAAVVPMMALSACSSSGGRAPENANAGAGGQAASTPRIKVALITHAAPGDTFWDIVRKGAEEAAAKDNVELLYTSDPEGGRQAQLIQQAVDQKVDGIAVTLAKPDALKDALKKATDAGIPVVSLNAGESVFAQLGAFTHFGSNEKLAGEAVGDKLNSLGLKHAVCVIQEQGHVGLEARCAGVKSKVPATEILYVQGTDMTQVSSTVTAKLQATPDADVIIGLGAPYTLTILKAVTAAGSKAKVASFDMNAELAQKIADGAVEFTVDQQPWLQGYSSVDALWQAKRGGFKIGGGQPVLTGPTIVDKAGAAKALTFAQQGIR from the coding sequence GTGAAGAAATTTTCATGGCGGAGGGTGGCACTGGTTGCCGCCGTCGTGCCGATGATGGCTCTGAGCGCCTGTTCGTCCAGCGGCGGCAGGGCTCCGGAGAACGCGAATGCCGGAGCCGGCGGCCAGGCTGCGTCGACGCCGCGGATCAAGGTCGCGCTCATCACGCACGCCGCTCCCGGAGACACCTTCTGGGACATTGTGCGCAAGGGTGCTGAGGAGGCCGCAGCCAAGGATAACGTCGAGCTGCTGTACACCTCGGACCCCGAGGGAGGCCGCCAGGCCCAGCTGATCCAGCAGGCCGTGGACCAGAAGGTGGACGGCATTGCGGTCACCCTGGCCAAACCGGACGCCCTCAAGGATGCCCTGAAGAAGGCCACGGACGCCGGCATTCCGGTAGTGAGCCTCAACGCCGGTGAATCCGTTTTTGCCCAGCTGGGAGCGTTCACGCACTTCGGTTCGAACGAGAAGCTCGCCGGCGAAGCTGTGGGCGACAAACTGAACTCCCTCGGACTCAAGCATGCGGTCTGCGTCATCCAGGAGCAGGGGCACGTTGGCCTCGAAGCCCGCTGTGCCGGCGTGAAGTCCAAGGTTCCGGCCACGGAGATCCTGTACGTCCAGGGCACGGATATGACCCAGGTGTCCTCCACCGTGACAGCCAAACTGCAGGCCACGCCTGACGCCGACGTCATCATCGGGCTGGGTGCGCCCTACACGCTGACCATCCTCAAGGCTGTGACCGCGGCCGGCAGCAAAGCCAAGGTGGCCTCCTTCGATATGAACGCCGAGCTCGCCCAGAAGATCGCCGACGGCGCCGTGGAATTCACCGTGGACCAGCAGCCCTGGCTGCAGGGCTACAGCTCTGTGGACGCGCTGTGGCAGGCCAAGCGCGGCGGCTTCAAGATCGGTGGCGGTCAGCCCGTCCTGACCGGCCCCACCATCGTGGACAAGGCCGGCGCAGCCAAGGCACTCACCTTTGCCCAGCAGGGTATCCGCTAG
- a CDS encoding LacI family DNA-binding transcriptional regulator, protein MTEQQRRPTLMDVAEAAGVSRALVSIVMRGAPGAAEATRQKVLDAASRLGYRPDSRARLLRSARTKLLGLSFSTAHAFHAEIVDAAYAEASAKGYELALGGVTSGRPEARTIEALLDFGSEALILISPTLGSDELARYAGQVPVVSLLRNDVGELTDSVSSDDYEGIRMAVEHLVSLGHRRIVHIDGGSAVSAGPRRSAFRTEMERRGLEPVIIAGGAMEEDGMTAGNSLREDMPTAVIAFNDRSALGVIESLRAQGQQVPADVSVLGYDDSQFARLSYVQLSSISQDAPLLAAAAVDRAVARIEGTEPAGHVVRTPHLVARRTTAAPRAGG, encoded by the coding sequence ATGACTGAACAGCAACGCCGCCCCACCCTGATGGACGTCGCCGAAGCAGCCGGCGTATCACGGGCCCTGGTGTCCATCGTGATGCGCGGCGCCCCCGGCGCGGCCGAGGCCACGAGGCAGAAAGTTCTCGACGCCGCGAGCCGGCTTGGTTACCGGCCCGACAGCCGCGCCCGGCTGCTGCGCAGCGCGCGGACCAAGCTCCTCGGCCTCAGCTTCTCCACGGCCCACGCGTTCCACGCCGAAATTGTGGATGCCGCATACGCCGAGGCCAGCGCCAAGGGATATGAACTCGCACTGGGCGGCGTCACCAGCGGCAGGCCCGAGGCCCGGACCATAGAGGCGCTCCTGGATTTCGGGTCCGAGGCGCTGATCCTGATCTCACCCACGCTCGGCAGTGACGAACTGGCGCGGTATGCCGGCCAGGTGCCGGTGGTGAGCCTGCTCCGGAACGACGTCGGGGAACTCACCGACTCCGTGAGCAGTGATGACTACGAGGGCATCCGGATGGCGGTGGAGCACCTCGTGTCCCTGGGGCACCGGAGGATCGTCCATATCGACGGCGGTTCCGCCGTCTCCGCCGGACCGCGCCGGTCTGCCTTCCGGACAGAGATGGAACGCCGCGGCCTGGAGCCGGTCATTATTGCGGGCGGCGCGATGGAGGAGGATGGGATGACCGCCGGCAATTCGCTTCGCGAAGATATGCCAACCGCGGTCATCGCCTTCAACGACAGGTCGGCCCTCGGCGTTATTGAGAGCCTTCGGGCGCAGGGACAACAGGTCCCGGCAGATGTGTCAGTGCTGGGCTACGACGACAGCCAGTTTGCGCGGCTCAGCTATGTCCAGCTGTCCTCTATCAGCCAGGACGCCCCGTTGCTTGCCGCCGCGGCAGTGGACCGCGCCGTGGCGCGGATAGAAGGAACCGAACCAGCCGGGCATGTTGTGCGCACCCCGCACCTGGTGGCGCGCAGGACAACTGCTGCTCCCCGGGCCGGCGGTTGA
- a CDS encoding ATP-binding cassette domain-containing protein, protein MNAHQIDQQTLLKDEKDPLTHTPVHLLSLENVGKHYGNIIALSDVTMAVDNGRVTCVLGDNGAGKSTLIKIIAGLHQHDAGVLQIMGEERKFSSPREALDAGIATVYQDLAVVPLMPIWRNFFLGSELTKGAGPFRRMGVQQMKDITKKELADMGIDLRDVEQPIGQLSGGERQCVAIARAVYFGAKVLILDEPTAALGVKQSGVVLRYILQARDRGLGVIFITHNPHHAFPVGDRFLLLKRGKSIGYYEKKDITIDELTAQMAGGAELAELAHELEQLGGHTDALKEVQAEVADVTDSGSEGSAAGRASR, encoded by the coding sequence ATGAATGCACACCAGATCGACCAGCAGACGCTGCTGAAGGACGAAAAAGATCCGCTGACCCACACCCCCGTGCACCTGCTGTCCCTGGAGAACGTCGGCAAGCACTACGGGAACATCATCGCGCTGAGCGATGTGACCATGGCCGTGGACAACGGCCGCGTCACCTGCGTGCTGGGGGACAACGGTGCGGGCAAGTCCACCCTCATCAAGATCATTGCCGGCTTGCATCAGCATGACGCCGGCGTGCTGCAGATCATGGGGGAGGAAAGAAAGTTCAGCTCCCCGCGCGAGGCGCTCGACGCCGGCATCGCCACCGTGTACCAGGATCTGGCCGTGGTCCCCCTGATGCCGATCTGGCGGAACTTCTTCCTCGGCTCCGAACTCACCAAGGGTGCAGGGCCGTTCCGCCGCATGGGCGTGCAGCAGATGAAGGACATCACCAAGAAGGAACTGGCCGATATGGGCATCGACCTGCGCGATGTCGAACAGCCCATCGGCCAGCTCTCCGGCGGTGAGCGCCAGTGCGTGGCGATCGCCCGGGCAGTGTACTTCGGCGCGAAGGTGCTGATCCTGGACGAGCCCACCGCAGCCCTCGGCGTGAAGCAGTCCGGCGTGGTGCTGCGGTACATCCTGCAGGCCCGCGACCGCGGCCTCGGGGTCATCTTCATCACGCACAACCCGCATCACGCGTTCCCGGTCGGTGACCGGTTCCTGCTGCTCAAGCGCGGCAAATCGATCGGTTACTACGAGAAGAAGGACATCACCATTGACGAACTGACGGCCCAGATGGCCGGCGGCGCCGAACTGGCCGAACTCGCCCACGAACTCGAACAGCTCGGCGGCCACACGGACGCCCTCAAGGAAGTCCAGGCCGAAGTCGCCGACGTGACAGACTCCGGCAGCGAAGGCTCAGCCGCCGGCCGGGCCTCGAGGTAG
- a CDS encoding Gfo/Idh/MocA family oxidoreductase: MTYVQQPAGDSHPVRLGLIGAGWIGAFHAESVAHRIPNARLDAIADPVLSAAETLAGKLGAARISADPADVINDPGIDAVLVASPARFHSALIGAAARAGKDVFCEKPGGRTVEELDEALAAADAAGVNVQFGFNRRFAADFAAARKLIDDGAVGTPQLLRSLTRDPGTAAGIAFPERIAPGTIFLETLIHDFDTLNWLNPGAVPVKVHAVADALVAPEAKAGGLLDTAVVTVTYSNGAIAVAEANFNALYGYDVRGEVFGSAGMVSAGGPQASSAVSYTAAGIASDTVRLNIDLFHDAYTAELARFVEGVAARRTGRTPGGAAAPGGTDARNALAVALAAIRSHETGLPVDVSAVAQLQAAEPELQLTGPHVAALGT; encoded by the coding sequence ATGACCTATGTCCAGCAACCGGCCGGTGACAGCCACCCCGTCCGCCTCGGTCTGATTGGCGCCGGCTGGATCGGCGCCTTCCATGCCGAGTCCGTGGCGCACCGGATCCCCAATGCGCGGCTGGATGCCATCGCTGACCCCGTGCTTTCCGCCGCCGAGACTCTGGCCGGCAAGCTCGGCGCTGCAAGAATCAGCGCAGATCCGGCGGACGTGATTAACGACCCCGGCATTGACGCGGTCCTGGTGGCGTCACCGGCAAGGTTCCATTCGGCTCTTATCGGGGCCGCCGCCCGGGCCGGGAAGGATGTGTTCTGCGAAAAGCCGGGCGGCCGCACGGTCGAAGAACTGGATGAGGCGCTGGCCGCTGCAGACGCCGCCGGGGTCAACGTCCAGTTTGGATTCAACCGGCGCTTCGCGGCTGACTTTGCAGCTGCCAGGAAGCTGATCGACGACGGCGCGGTCGGCACCCCGCAGCTGCTGCGGTCCCTCACCCGTGACCCGGGCACCGCCGCCGGCATAGCCTTTCCGGAGCGGATTGCACCCGGAACGATCTTCCTGGAAACGCTGATCCATGATTTCGACACGCTGAACTGGCTGAACCCGGGCGCGGTTCCGGTGAAGGTGCATGCAGTGGCTGACGCCCTGGTTGCCCCGGAAGCAAAAGCCGGAGGCCTGCTGGATACGGCGGTGGTCACCGTGACCTACAGCAACGGCGCCATCGCCGTGGCCGAGGCCAACTTCAACGCCCTGTATGGCTACGACGTGCGGGGTGAAGTCTTCGGATCGGCCGGCATGGTCTCCGCCGGCGGGCCGCAGGCATCCAGTGCCGTGAGCTACACGGCCGCAGGTATTGCCTCGGACACCGTCCGCCTGAACATTGACCTCTTCCATGACGCCTATACCGCCGAACTCGCCCGGTTCGTCGAGGGTGTGGCTGCGCGCCGCACCGGACGCACGCCGGGTGGAGCAGCTGCTCCCGGAGGCACCGATGCCCGCAATGCGCTCGCCGTGGCCTTGGCGGCGATCCGCTCGCACGAGACCGGCCTTCCGGTGGACGTCTCCGCTGTGGCGCAGCTGCAGGCGGCCGAGCCCGAGCTGCAGCTCACGGGACCGCATGTCGCCGCGTTGGGCACATGA